A window of Deltaproteobacteria bacterium genomic DNA:
ACGACTACACGGTGATCCCGAACTCGGTCGCGATCGTCACCAACGGCACCGCCATCCTGGGGCTGGGGGACATCGGCGCGGTCCCCGGCATGCCGGTGATGGAGGGGAAGGCGGTCCTCTTCGACGCCCTGGTCGGGATCAACGGGATCCCGATCCTCATCCAGAGCAGGGACACCGAGGAGATCATCCGGACGGTCGCGTCGATCGCCCCCACCTTCGGCGCGATCAAGCTGGAGGACATCAAGGCGCCGGAGTGCTTCGAGATCGAGGACCGCTTGAGCGAGATGCTCGACATCCCGGTGATGCACGACGACCAGCACGGGACCGCCGTGGTGGTGCTGGCGGCGCTGCTGAACGCCAGCAAGTACGTCGGGATGCAGGTGAAGAACGACACGGTGGGGATGGTCGGGCTGGGCGCGGCCGGGATGGGGATCTCGAAGCTCCTGATGGCGTACGGCGTCCGGAAGATGCTGGGGGGGGACATCAACCCGGTGGCGCAGGAGATCTTCGCGAAGGCGGGCGGGAAACCGGTCACGCTGGCGGAGATCATGGCGACCGCCGACATCGTCATCTGCACGACCGGCGTTCCGGGGCTGATCAAGAAGGAGATGATCCGGAAGGGCCAGGTGATCCTGGCGCTGTCCAACCCGAAGCCGGAGATCCCGCCCGACGAGGCGCGGGCGGCGGGGGCGTCGTTCGCCGCGGACGGCCGGGGCGCCAACAACGCGCTCGCCTTCCCGGGGCTGTTCCGGGGGGCGCTGAACGCCCGGGCGCGGAAGATCAACAACCGGATGAAGATCGCCGCGGCCAAGGCCATCAGCGCGTGCGCAACGGCGGGGGAGCTGGTTCCCTCGATCCTCGACCTGGAGATGCACGCGAAGGTCGCCGAGGCGGTCGAACGCGCCGCCTTCGAGACCGGCGTGGCCCGCCCGCGGTCGGAAGAGGTCGAGGAGACCTGATCCTTACGGCGACGGCTCCTTCCCCCTCCCTTTTTTCCGGAACATCAGCCAGACGAGGAACGCGAGCGCCGCGGCGGCGAACAGGATGACCGCCTTCCGGGGGGCCCACGACCGCTCCGCCAGGACCACCTGGCCGGCGATCGGGATCTCGATGTAGCGCACCGCGGGGGCGATATCGGGCGTGGGCATCTCGTAGGTGACCGCGACCGAGGCGGTCGCCGGGACCGTCTCCCCCGGCGGGAAGGCGAACTTCACCACCCGCGTCTCCTTCGGGCGGATCCGGTTGTC
This region includes:
- a CDS encoding NADP-dependent malic enzyme — its product is DYTVIPNSVAIVTNGTAILGLGDIGAVPGMPVMEGKAVLFDALVGINGIPILIQSRDTEEIIRTVASIAPTFGAIKLEDIKAPECFEIEDRLSEMLDIPVMHDDQHGTAVVVLAALLNASKYVGMQVKNDTVGMVGLGAAGMGISKLLMAYGVRKMLGGDINPVAQEIFAKAGGKPVTLAEIMATADIVICTTGVPGLIKKEMIRKGQVILALSNPKPEIPPDEARAAGASFAADGRGANNALAFPGLFRGALNARARKINNRMKIAAAKAISACATAGELVPSILDLEMHAKVAEAVERAAFETGVARPRSEEVEET